TGAATCTTGTCTTGGCAGTAACAAAGTGAATTATTtgctctttattatactaacgcatCTCACGATGTCCCGTTAAGTTTTGTGAGATTGAAGTTTTCCAGTTTGAGATATCGATAtgtggagaataaggagtggaaagatcctaagcttggggatgcccacggaatcccaaggaaatattcaaggaagatccaagcaattaagcttggggatgccccagaaggcatcccctctttcgtcgtcAACATTATCGGCAATCTCACTTGGAGctttatttttattcgtcacatgatatgtgtgttttgcttggagcgtcattttcttttgtttagatttgcttgttgttatttagaataaggttttgtatcttttatttcaataaagatgtcaaggatagccttcaccatgcttattttgcaagtctatatgttgctgtttgaaaacagaaagtttaacattgttgcaaaaaaaattccgagaaaagtcagaatgtgataagatattgaaactttttgcatagtaaGCTACGATAAATTctatacagtgtggtaaatttttagatttttttgagtTAGATAAGTAAGGATCATTCTTCATTatttatagactattctgtttagaCAAATTGCTGCTATGATtgaattgtttgcatatgtttgcttgtttaatggttctatttgagtataggagtattaaatatgcagaggaatttaatatgcaatgtcaaattataatttcggtgattttctacaatagagaatgataaggttttgcatggatTTATAGTAACTTATCTCGCGAGTTCTTGTGgacttttgtgtggatgaagtttttgagatctaGGGAAACCATgaaatgagaggaattaaggagacacaaaatctcaagcttggggattcccaaggcatcccaagatattatttcaagagtgtcaagcatctaatcttggggattccccgattggcatcccacctttcttccccAACAACCATCGGTCAGTTttcgttgagcctaagtttttgcttcttcacatgatatgtgctatccttgcaatgtcattttattttgttttcttactGTTTAATATCCCAATATCTAAAAATTTGAAGTgaaagagagtcttcacatagccacataattattcaactactcattgatcttcacttatatctttttggagtagtttgtcatttactctcgtgcttcactaaTATCCTATCAGTaagtggttgaatgaattgaatatcctaAATCTGAAATTATGTATTTTACATATGCTTATCCCATCAGGATTAATGACTTcatataagaagtataggtggtaaatttattgaaagttcgcaaacatagtattggtcacttgaacaattcaggaaagaatattgaaggaagagaggtttcacatataaatattctatcctggacatcttctatgattgtgagcaccattaattattttcaaacccgagaaaattagttgaagttggacaaggaagacaacgtaatgagttatgtttgggtatatttttaTAGAAGTTATAttcttatggatcctccaacatgtggtgcttgtctaGGATCTTTTGCtacccttcacctgtactaagcgggaatactgcttctgTATCCACTTacttaaacccaaagttattccatatgagtccaccatacctacctatatgcggtatgtaccttccgttccaagtaaatttgcatgtgccaaactctaaatttTCAAATAGTAATCTTTTTTGTTTACCCGAATCGCTCAAGTAGCGACTGggggttgtcagtatcttccatgcttggATTCATAGTGAATACATACAAGATTTTACAGATTTATTTTTCAAACTTTTAAATatgttttctgaattttttttgaaaaaattgggCACCAAGGTGCCCGAGAACTACAACTTGGTCATCCTATATATGACACAAATTGTGGACATGGAGTTTTTGAgttcgagctcaaatgagctcagtAAACAGTAACACCCAAAAAAGTgaaaaaacttcaaaaaattctgaattttttggtGAAAATATTGACAAAAGTTTTACGTGCTCACAAAATTTCATACTGAAGTCACATTCTTGGAATTCATGGCAAAGAAACAAAATTGATGGTCCAAAAGTGTTATTTTCCAAGGCATTCTGGAGTATTGATTTTGTTTTTTGGTCACGACTTCCATGAATGTCTTTTGAAGATGAAATTTTGTGAGCACGTAAAAGTTTCATCAATGTTTGAACCAAAAGAAATGTTTTCCTAtattttttttttggttttacTATTGATCGCCAGCTTAAATGAGCTGGCGAGCAGAAGATGACTTTTGGCAAATTGgccactactactccctctgtcccaaaatataagaatgtttttaacactacactactgtcaaaaacgttcttatattatgggacagagggagtagttgtttgTGACTACAGAAGCCATCTTTACTCAGACTTGCATGTGGCAGGCAACTAGAAATATTTAACCCAACCAAGCTTCAGTCTAATTCATGAGGAGTTTGACTCCATGATAAAGTATGTTAtcttgcacctattgtttagcataTACATGTACCAGCTGCCTCTTTTGTTTAGTCAGTTGGAGCATCTTCTACCTCCCGAACGCATCGGCATTGGCATAGCCTCCCTTGAATTGGCTTCCAAAGATCCAGttctgaaaaagaagaaaaaatcgtGCTTGGGAGAGAGAGGTGGTGGAGACGGGCAGGAGCATCATGGGGACTTGGGGAGAGAGAGGTGGAGCAAGCTGTCCGGCGGGCGTGTGCTCCGCCGCACAGTACCGGCGCTGCGTGGAGGACGCTCCCTCCAGGTCCACGCAAGCTCACCTGGGGCCTGCACGAGGAGATGGATGCTCCACCATCTCCTCGACGGCGCCAAGACTTGGACTTCACCAAGCTCTTCTCGACCGGGCCACGGGCACCCGCCGCCGGAGTAGTCGTCGTAAGGGCTGCTCACCAGGACCAGGTACGTACACAGGCATGTACAGCCCCCTTGGCTGTCCGGAGACGTGAATCTTGTCTCGTCGTGCTTCGCCATGTTGGCGTTATCGCCAACTGCAGCGGCCGCCCCACCCACACAGCATCCACGGCTTTGCTTCTTTCATGCGCGTGAGTTCTGCTCGTGCAGGAACCCACGAGGAATTAAAGCAGGAGAAGCTGTATGCTTGCTTGCTTGGCCGAACGAGTTTTCGGGGATTATTTTCTGTAGACGCGGGTCGAACGCGTAGCCCACTTTCTAACGGCGGTCGTTCTTGTAAATATTCCTCCCCGCCAAGCCGTAAAGAAGTTTCAAACAGTTGAGGCAGTGAATCTCCAGCCAATCATGCCGCACCATCTCATCAAGTATCCAAACCCCATGCGTGTCTTCCATTATTTTACTGGCTTTGTAGCGCTTTGTTTCAAAATAGATACGTTCAAGGTTGGTCTTGTGTTAATGATATTGTGGTTAGGATTTCATATATGGAGTAGTACATAAAATAAGATTTGAAATTACAGTTTAATTTAAAATATATCAATGAATTAATATCTCACAAGAAAATAGAATGCTAGTTTTTTTTTTCTGAGAATGCTAGTTTTTCTATAGGTGGAGTGCGTGGAAGTATGCATGAACTAGACAGAAAGCTTGCACGGACACAATCGGGTACAGTGAGATGGTGTCCTCCGTAGAGGTGTTATTTTCTTATGTTTTTATTCGTAAACAAAAAATAATACATATATCATTTATTTTTTAATCCAAAGAAATGTAAAGATTTCAACTATTTTAAAAGACGGTCCCGGTTACTTTAAACGGGTTTAAACTAAGCCACAAAAATATATATAGTAGTTCTATTACAAATGCTCCGCTTGTTTTATACAGAGAAGCAAGTGGGCCAAGTAGAGATAAGCCAAACTGCTTGACTAGTCGGCCAAGGCGCCACAAAATAGACTATAGACATCGTGTTGGCCCAACATGAATGGCCACCGACATGCACAACAACATCATCCCATTCATTTCATTCCATACACACCGTCGTGAATGGAGCAGATGCTAAAAAAAAGCGAGTGAATTGAGCATCGCGCGGCTCTCGTCCACAACATGCACACGGATTCATTGCTTCAGCGGATGAACAATCCATCTTATTAATGAACATACAAAGTATTTTTTTAACTACACACACAAAGTTGGTAAAGTTTTTTTTCCACGAGGACCCAAAGCCATATCACTAGAACAACATAGCATTCCCACCCAAAAAGAAAACATACATTCGAGTTTGACACACTGTTGAGCCCCCCTTTaacaaaaataaaagcaaatacaaTTACACATGACTAAAGGACCACAATCCAACCTATCCACGGTACAATGCTTCGTGGGAGCATATACAAAGAGTCAAAATGGATTCAGCTTCTGGATTTTTCTTTTACTTCTCTAATGTTCAGTCGGTCGGCAACGGTTACCACGAGTAGTCGTTGATGAGCTGCGTACAGGAGTCATCCTTATCTAGTTCGATGTTGGGGTAGCAAATGTCGGCAGGCACAAACTGCATCCAGGAGAAATCCACACCAGCGTAAACGCCTCCTGACATGGGATCGGTCTCTTTGTTGTGTGGGACGACGTGGCCGAACACGGGATGTATCCCTTCCACGTCCGCAATGAAGCCGCCTGACATAGGATGGATCCCTTCCATGTCCACGACGACGCTACCTGAAGCATGATTGATCTCTTCCTTGTCCGAGTTGGCGTTGTGGAAcacgggctggttcccttccatgtTGGCATTGGGGCCGTCGGacatgggctggatcccttccttgTCCAGGTCAGCGTCGTTGAGCATCGAATGCACCCCTTTCTTGCCTGCGTTTACGCCACGTAGCATGGTCTGCATCTCATCCTTGTTCATGTTAGGTCCAACGGACACAAGCTGGATCCCTTCCTTGTCCATGTCGGCGCCAGCGAGCAGGTCTGGTGATGGGGTCGTGATGCTCTTGTTGAAGACCCGACACAGCGTGTAGGTGTCCTGACCAGATCAGATCAACCGTTGAGATGCAGGTGAGTTGTGGAGCTCAATTAGAATTTTACTAAGAAAAGAGAGTAGGAAAGAAAGATACATGGATACGGTGATCGGGATGGAGGCGATACTCATGCATGACCCAGTCGGTCCGCATGCCATCAGGCACTCGGCCGAGGTGGAACACAAGGGTCTTCTTCATGCCGACTACGATGCCGTTGTGGATGATTGGACGGTCCTTCCCCGTTGACTTCCAGAACCCTTTTACTGTCGCCCGCGCCATGCGAAGGCCGGTTGGGTACTTCCGGGCCCTCGGCGCAAAAAAGTACCACTCAACTTTTGCCCCTGGGTCGCCCGTGCTCGGTGAGAATGATTTGTCTGTGCGTGTATGCAGTTGAAAGGACACGAAACATAAGTCAGTTGACATATACTACTTGACTTATCGAAACCGGTGACCGCCCGAGAGAATAGAGTTGTACGTTGGTACCTGGTAGTTGGTCCGGCTCGAACTTGTAGACGTCCACCTCCGGGATGAAGTCGAAGTCGAAGTCGATGGGGAGGCCGAGGAGCTTGCGCTTGAGGAACCAGGTGACGAGCTCCTGGTCGGTGGGGTGGAAGCGGAAGCCCGGCAGGAGAGCGAAGGCGCGGTCCATCTCCGCCGTGGCCGCCGGAACCGTAACGC
This region of Triticum dicoccoides isolate Atlit2015 ecotype Zavitan unplaced genomic scaffold, WEW_v2.0 scaffold156364, whole genome shotgun sequence genomic DNA includes:
- the LOC119344163 gene encoding NAC domain containing protein 50-like, whose product is MACVTVPAATAEMDRAFALLPGFRFHPTDQELVTWFLKRKLLGLPIDFDFDFIPEVDVYKFEPDQLPDKSFSPSTGDPGAKVEWYFFAPRARKYPTGLRMARATVKGFWKSTGKDRPIIHNGIVVGMKKTLVFHLGRVPDGMRTDWVMHEYRLHPDHRIHDTYTLCRVFNKSITTPSPDLLAGADMDKEGIQLVSVGPNMNKDEMQTMLRGVNAGKKGVHSMLNDADLDKEGIQPMSDGPNANMEGNQPVFHNANSDKEEINHASGSVVVDMEGIHPMSGGFIADVEGIHPVFGHVVPHNKETDPMSGGVYAGVDFSWMQFVPADICYPNIELDKDDSCTQLINDYSW